The DNA segment TTCCTTTCAAAATTGACAGAGATTAAATTACTCTTGAGAGGGACCGATTTGCTCAAACTTTAAACTGAGAGGATCTGAAGAGGTAATGTAGAATAAAATAGAAAGCAAACTATTACAAGAGTATCAAAAGAATaataagggtctgtttgattgaaggaattgattttccggaaaatcatttccaacttttccagcgtttgattggcggaaaacatttttcatttggaaaatgaactccaaaacaagggaaatgggttacattttagggaaaatgtcttatcctttcaatttccgtaagacattttccgtgctctcctctctatcgcctccttcattccttccttcatttccggtatAAAATTGCTTCTgcttatcgattttccagtaacttgtttttttaattattcaatacttgtttttttaacacaattacaaataatttatttgatattaatttttttcaatttataacgattaatattgtagcttaataattgagtattattataaataaatcattgcaatatatgtaaaaataatttaaaatataaaaatttattaatatatatcaatatatgtaaaaacaattttttcgaaaaatatttctaggaaatctgccaaacagccgaaaatattttacacagatttaatcaaacactagaaaatattttccagtaaatcattttacagaaaagaaaaatattttcctgaaatcattttacggaaaatattttactggcaatcaaacataCCCTAAGTCTCTAATTCTAAATTCTCTCTGAAAATCTCATACgttcataaataataataataacagcaGAGGATCCAACATCATGCCTGCTGTGTCCTAACACCATGGCCGTACACCCCATTTCCTTCACCACCATTAACGCCGCCATACGGCAGTTTCCCTTCACTTTCCGACCTTTTCCTCCTTATTGCGACGAACCATGTATAAGCTTCCAACAAGACAGCAGAAGATGCCAAAGCCACGATGACACCAATGTAAGCATGCTTCCATTTCTTCTCAGGTTCCAGTATGTCGAATCCTTTGAATATGTTGATCACACTGAGGATTATCACTGTGTATCCCACCAAATGATGATATATATTCCAGTACAATCTGTATTTATGCTCTGGTTTTGGCCTTACAAGCAATGCAAATAcctaaaattttcccaaaaaaaaaaaacccaatactTTCTGTTAATTATAGTTATCAGgggtgaattaaaaaaaatatattttagaggactaaagtataattttatcataaattaatcatttttatagGAAACTAAAATAGCAATTTTCCATTTGGAGAGTCAAGCAATAGATTAAGAGTAAGGGTCAACATTCAATCAAATCgaatcaaattgtaaaaaaatttcgagttaattatATTGACAAGTCCAATTTTATCATCATAATtagattcaaaaaaatttcaagttgagtcaagtcaaataaatttattcgagttaaattaaaaaaaataaattggatatattaaaatcttgctagcatatatatttaatttatttaataaattttttgagtttatatatattataaattttggatttttgagAAGGACCAATTTGcacattttcaaaattgttatCCAATGATATTTACATCAATTTGTTATtagagttattcgaattattcaagtgGTATAATTCACCTCAACTCTAACTAGAAAAACtgaattacttatttgaattgATTCGAAACAaccaaataatttgaataactagattcaattaactcgaaaatcataaaaaaaattaatttttaccattatatatatgtgtttaccTGAAGTGTTCCGAGGCTGAAAAGGATAATCCCAATAGTTCTATGAGCATCAAATTGAATACCGACGGATTCGCTACCGAGTTTAAGACCGGTACCCCAACCAGCAACCCCAACGACGTAAGCCGAGAATTGACACAAAACATGGAGATAAAACCAAGCTGGATCAGCAGATTTGAATACCTTCAAGTACCTTGCTATTATAGCACCCATAGGCATCAGTATACCCCAACTCACTGTGTTCAACACTCCATGTATCTGTAATATTTTCATCATGTTCACAATTTGAAAAAAAGGCATATATTAAATGGAGTTgtcaatatttacatttttttattaatttaacttttattattattttagttaattttgacccttaattttgtaaaaagaaatattcaaataatatatttaaaataaatattgattaaaacattaatttttaacaaggTTGTTATGACAACTGAATGGCAGTCCACTAATAATCTTATGTGTTAcgccaaaaaaataaattaaaagttataaaaatcaaaaaaatcaaaatttaaagagaaattataaaaaaagttcataattaaaaaaaaaaaccatggtATGAAGTAAATGTGGATTGCTAAGTGGCCTACTATGTTTAAAATTTAGGTAAATTACAATATAGatcacttaattataaaaaattacaaaatggtcatttaactatttaattttatcttttttagatCACCAACTGGCTAACGTAAAAgtgaaaattaatattattaggtgaaaaaaataaaattaaatagttaagtaactattttataacctttaatagttggatgataaaaaaaaagtgattacTAATGcagtttacccttaaaattttaaaattttaaccggTATTTTTGTTAGAAAACTACAATTTTAACTCCTTTGGtcaaatttatctaaaaaaataaagattaaattgataaaagatgtAAATATTGAGGACTAAAATTGAGGAAAAAATTAAAGCCATTCACTTACGTTTCTCTTTTTAAGCTTTGAACCACCACCATTACTTGTTCCAGCCTCACCAGAAACCAAATTCAAAGTACCCATGGATTGAACATTAGCACCAGAAGTAACATGCATTTGTGGGATATTTCCATTAAGACCCCCTTCTTGCCAAACTTGATTCAACATGGTACCATTGTTCGAAAGACCCAAAGTCGCAAATATAATAATCTCATCGTTTTCATAACTTGCAGACAGATCAGACACATTGAAACTCAACTCACCTTCTTGTAACTGTGTTTGGTACTGTGTAATAGGCGATGTATAAACCCTCATAGTACCATTTGTTTGTTGATAAGCAACAAGTGCTTGTGACCCGACCATACCTGTTGATGTCGGGTTTATAGCCCATGCAACCCATCTAGATGATCCGATTCCACTATGCCTGTATGCTATTTCGAGCTTGCTTGATGAAGTATCATAGTTGAAATGAAGAAATGAGTTCAAAACAGGAAGATCAGAACATGTTTTGAAGACACGGTTGTTGGGAAATGAATGCTTGGCACAGTTTTGACCGTAGGATGATGATAAAAGGAAGCATGTAATGAGGGAAAGTGATAAAGTGAGCTTTAGGGTTAGTGGTCGTCCTCCTCCCATGGTGATACAATGGGGAAATATTTTGGTTCTGATAGATGATGTGAAGGTGTTTTCTTTGTGTTAATGGTGTTTCTCCAACAGGAATGGGGGGTGTTAATATAAGAGGGAGGGTATGCCGGTCGATGAAcatgaatgaatgtgaaattatatatattgggTTCTAGTTTCCTTGAAACATCTGTTTTCCCTCTTACCAAACTTCAACAACAATTATATGTTTTGGGATAAACCAATAATTAGTCCTTAAACTTCGGCAAacttttttaatttgatccttaaattttgatttcttttaagTGTGAAGACGTGAAACTCTATTAAAGTGTCATAttgtcacttaaaaattttaaaaataatataaaaattaaaattacaattatatATACAAAGAAACACGATACAATCTCAAAATGTGACACTATTACACGTTAATAGAATCTAaatttaaggatcaaattgagaaaaattatcaaattttgagaCTAGCATGGATAAAAATGTGTATACCAACCCTTAAATGGGAGAATAACATGCTTTAATACACTCAAACTTACGTCCTCAAACTTACGCCCTCTCTAATAATAATCTCGATGTTAGTGGGGTTAAAAAGATTCTCATGTTTTTAATGACTTAAGACTTTTATTATTAAAACCCAAAGTAGGTGGGTGGAGGGTTTAATTAATGGTTAAATGGCAATCGTAAGTTGAAACATTTGGAGTGTATCTAAAACGAGTCAAAAGCATTGTGCAGGCTTTTTGTTGGCGGTGGGTTAGGTATTCTAAGGTTCTAGAGATGCTTTTCTGGGTTGGGAGTCAAAACGACCCTAACCAAACCTCACCTGCACCACCACATCGTGGCACCACATGGCCATGCCATCAGCCAGCTACTTCGGTCATCGTAGGTCGAGTGGGACACCCACTCCAACACCCCAACCATTTCTCTTATTTCACTAAAATCTCTTTGTTAAACCAATTCAGAATTCAGTAGTTAAACCACAAAACTTGACACTACGTGATAATCCCTCCTTAGGATACAGTACAACTATATCCAGGACCAGGAACACCCTTTGACTCCTTTATAGTACAATCTACAATTTTATTGGTTGTCTCTCCGGAATTTCACCTACCATTTTTTAAACACCATGCATGAATCATTCGAAGTTCtgtatatatgttatttattgcTTGGATTTCCAAAACGTAAAGAAACCCATCAACTTTACCCCAAGACTTAATgcttgtaattaaactaaaagaaACTAGAACTTGAAGTTGATGAGATTGTGACTAACACAAACAATCTAAGGGGTCCATTTGTTATTTACTAAAAAAGAGGTGACCAAAATTTCAAGATTCATTGCATATGTTTGCATTGGTGTTGGGTGTCTGTGTTTTTGACCTAATGAGCTGAGTTGAATGGCTTTTCGTATCAACCTTGTACAACCCAACGTCCATTAATTGTGACACTTCAACCAcccttgtaatttttttaattttttataatctttGGTTTGCTTCGATGGGTGCTTAAGTCAACAATTAATGTTTTCAATAATgtaatttcgatttttttttactatttatggtttaggatttaaattTTACTGATGGTAAATTATCATTATTTCCTTGTTAAGTGATTGTATACCATACATGGTTTGGTTTGATGACATATTTTCATCTGGTGAACTTTTTGCGGTTTTTGATGGAGTTAAGAGATAAAACTTCGACTTACAACAATACTGAAcatatcatatatacatatatacaattaattGCTGAGTTCCGTGTTGAATTTTCATTGATTGATTTAGCATTTACTAAGGGTTTTAGCTCTAGGTATCATAATAATATGCATATTGATAGTTTAGATGctatatgaatattttaaaagtataagtaccacattggacattttatgaaaatgtatgtatgaaataatacacaaattgatagttcaagtatcaaattaaacattttcaaagtactgcattgaatattttgtaaaaataCAAGTACTAAATAACACAAATTTATAGTTTAAGTACCAAATACAATATTttgtaaaagtacaaggactaaacaTGACATTTatctcaaaataaaataaacttgggAGCAAGTTGGACCCAGAATTGACCCAACTTATATTTTGAACGGGTCCAGGGTCTAATTTTTATGAGGTTAATAAACCGGTCCAAACCCTTTGAACGGTACTTTAGGCTTCCGCCGGCGGTAGTCTGCTGTCGTAAAGCGTAGGGTTAGGGCGGAGAATCAGACTCTATGTCGCTTTCAACGCTAAAACCCTAATTCTCtcttaaaccctaaaattatTCATTGGAAGGGCCATTTGCCAAATTTCACTCTTTTTCAACATGCAAATGCCCTTGAGTTGAGCCTCTCCATCTTCCCCCCTTTTAGTATATCTCAAAAAATCAATGTTACCCACTTCTATTTCAAGCATGAAATCTCTAATTTTCCCTCCCTTTTCTCCCTTATCTCTTCATTTCCCCAAAACCAAACCTTTTGCCTTCTTCTCTTTACCCTCAAAAACCCCCAATGTGTCGTACCCCAAATTTCTCCACGTAAACCCTTCAATGCCTTCGCCAAGACCCCCGATTTTTTCAATCCCGATTCGACAATCGCATATAGAGACACCCCAATCTTCTTCGCTGTGCGGTGAGGTCCACGTCATCGTCGGACCCATGTTTGCTGGCAAGACTACCACTCTTCTCCACCGAATCCAAGCTGAAAGCAACAATGGCAGGTTCaaagttcaaaataaaaaaaacccttataTTCCTTTCGCGGTTTTGTTTGTTCCATAGAGTTGGGTTAAATTCTGGATTTAAATGTGTATAAGTTAAtggtttagataaaaaaaaagaattgctGTGATGAACCAGCTTTCAGGCTTATCAACTTATGCACTTCTCTTGCAACACTGTATATTCAGTGGGAGAATAATCCATTGCATAAATGGTTGTTAATTGGTTTTGTTATCAATCTATatctgaaaattttaagttattgatattgtGTGTACAAAATTAAGAGTTATAAAACTTGCCCCTGTTTTAAACGCATCCCAAAATCCTTTGTAGTACTCTTTGTTTTGATGTTGTGCTGAGAAACAGGGGCTGGTCAAAGTTTCTAAAACTTCATATCTCAATTTTGTTAATGTAATTGTTAAGCTACAATGTAGGGAAGTTGTTATGAATCTTGTTGAGGGGTCGGCTCTCGAGAGAGAGGTCTTTGAAATGTTGTAAGTTCAGCAGCCGATTGGACCCTTAACTCTTTGAACCCTTTTGACTCTCCGCGGTGTACAGGAGACAAAACCCCACCACAGGGACAATACCTTCCATTAAGGGTCCAAGACTCTCTCCTCAACAAATACCATTTTACTAACAAATTGTCTGTCCTTCACACCGAGCAAAGCCATTGTGTGAGTTGAGAAATGTACATAAATTTGGTGACCTTGTGACCTTTCAGTAGGTTGTATTGTAGGTGCTGAAAAGTACCTGCTTTGTAAATGTTCGTGTTTTATTCATTGGATAGTTATCTTCAGCAAACTTATGTTGAGGTCACATGGCTTGTCGTTTGCGCTTTTGATGCAATGATCTCTACTTTGTTTTCTTGTTAGACTCTTGTCTTGTTTAACCTGTCTATCTTTATATTTGGCTAAGCAGAACTGTGGCTGTAATAAAATCAAACAAGGATACAAGGTATGGATTGGATTCAATTGTGACACATGATGGCATGAAACTACCATGTTGGGCATTAGCAAGTTTATCATCATTCAGACTAAAGATTGGCCCCGATGCTTATGATCAGGTTTGCATCTTTCTCCCGAGCTTCACGAGTGTTATGGGTCTATATGGGTATTTATTGTCAAATTTACTCATAAATGACCCAGTGCTTGTAACAGCTTGATGTCATTGGCATCGACGAAGCTCAATTCTTCGAAGACCTTTATGACTTCTGCTGTGAAGCTGCTGATCATGATGGCAAAACGGTGATAGTAGCCGGGCTGGATGGTGACTATTTAAGGTATTATTTTATCGGCTTCCGTTTTCGAGATGCATTCATATAACACCATCTTAGATAAAAATACTGTGGAGGCTATTGTCATAGGTGTCAAATTGTATTTCACTCCCCCTACATAGTTcatgtacattaaatcaaaaagcaaacgggtcctttttgttaaaagtttatattattaaaaattgacgtAGTTGATAGAATAATCAAATAGTGACATATAACATGCCATATGTATCTCATGTTAATATACATGTATAAAA comes from the Gossypium hirsutum isolate 1008001.06 chromosome A06, Gossypium_hirsutum_v2.1, whole genome shotgun sequence genome and includes:
- the LOC107960162 gene encoding cytochrome b561 and DOMON domain-containing protein At5g47530 yields the protein MGGGRPLTLKLTLSLSLITCFLLSSSYGQNCAKHSFPNNRVFKTCSDLPVLNSFLHFNYDTSSSKLEIAYRHSGIGSSRWVAWAINPTSTGMVGSQALVAYQQTNGTMRVYTSPITQYQTQLQEGELSFNVSDLSASYENDEIIIFATLGLSNNGTMLNQVWQEGGLNGNIPQMHVTSGANVQSMGTLNLVSGEAGTSNGGGSKLKKRNIHGVLNTVSWGILMPMGAIIARYLKVFKSADPAWFYLHVLCQFSAYVVGVAGWGTGLKLGSESVGIQFDAHRTIGIILFSLGTLQVFALLVRPKPEHKYRLYWNIYHHLVGYTVIILSVINIFKGFDILEPEKKWKHAYIGVIVALASSAVLLEAYTWFVAIRRKRSESEGKLPYGGVNGGEGNGVYGHGVRTQQA
- the LOC107960161 gene encoding thymidine kinase, which encodes MLPTSISSMKSLIFPPFSPLSLHFPKTKPFAFFSLPSKTPNVSYPKFLHVNPSMPSPRPPIFSIPIRQSHIETPQSSSLCGEVHVIVGPMFAGKTTTLLHRIQAESNNGRTVAVIKSNKDTRYGLDSIVTHDGMKLPCWALASLSSFRLKIGPDAYDQLDVIGIDEAQFFEDLYDFCCEAADHDGKTVIVAGLDGDYLRRSFGSVLNIIPLANSVTKLTARCELCGKRAFFTLRKTDETETELIGGAEVYMPVCRQHYVDGQVVIGAARSVLESKKLQCGTCT